GGAACCCCAACCGCCGGCTCACGGACGCCCAGCCCATCGGACTCGGGCAGCTTGACGGGCCTGAGGACGTGATCGTCGACCGCAACGGCCACCTCTACTGCGGCGACCGGCGGGGCTACATCTGGCGTTTCGAGGGACCTGACTACACCGAGGGCAAGATCTTCTGCCGGGTCGGTGGCCTGCCGCTGGGGCTTGCGATCGACAAGGACGACAACCTCGTCGTCTGCGTGGGCGGGATGGGCCTCTACGCGATCGACCCCCAGGGCCAGGCGACGGCGCTCACCACGCGCACGAAGCGCTCCTGGCACCGCATCCGGGACGACTCGGCCGTGCGTCTCGCCGACGACCTCGACATCGCGCCGGACGGGAAGATCTACTTCAGTGACGCGAGCACGCGCTTCGACGGCGTGGAGCACATGTACGAGACGATGGAGGCACGGCCGAACGGGCGGGTCCTGTGTTACGACCCCGAGACCGGCGAGACCACGACCGTGGTCAAGAACTACGCCTTCCCCAACGGCATCTGCGTGAGCCACGACGGGCAGTCCGTCCTCATCAACTCGTCGGTGCTGGCGCGGATCGACCGGCTGTGGATCGACGGGCCGAAGAAGGGGCAGCTCGAGCCCTTCCTGGAGGATCTGCCGGGCTACCCGGACAACACCAACCGAGCCAGCGACGGCACCTACTGGGTCGCTTTCGCCTCGATGCGTACGCCGACCTTCGACCTGGCCGTCGAGGACGCCGGCTTCCGGCGGCGGATGCTCAAGGAGCTCCCTCTCGACGAGTGGATCATCCACAACATGAACACCTCGTGCGTGTTCAAGGTGACCGAGGAGGGCGAGGTGCTGGAGAGCCTGTGGGACGAGACCCTCGAGCACCACTCGCTCATCACCTCGATGCGCGAGCACGACGGGCACCTCTTCCTCGGAGGGCTGACCAACAACCGTGTGGGCCGGGTCGCGCTACCCAAGCGGGAGGGCGCGACCTCGTCGACCAGCACCCGGGCCACGGCCGGCCTCACCACCAGTGGAGGTGTGTCGCATGCATAGGGCTCTCGCGCTCCTCACGGAGTTCCTCGTGCCGGACCGTGGTCCCGTCCGCGGCGTACCGAGCATGGACGGCGGGCTCACCCCGAACGACGAGCTCGACGCCCTCGGGATCCTCAGCGACGCGGGGGACCTGCGTCCGGAGGACGTCCTGGTGGACGCGGACGGTTCCGTCCTAGCAACCGCCGGTGCCGCGCTCTGGCGGCTGGACGGCGACGGACCCGCGAGGAAGGTGGCCGACCTCCCGGGGGACGCGCGCGGCATGACCCTGCGCGGGGACGGGTCGTTGCTGGTCTGCGTGGACCGAGCGGGGCTCGTGGCAGTGGACCGCGGCGGCGCGGTGCACGAGGTGCTGGACGCTCAGGCGCGGGCCGGCGTCGGAGTGCTCTCCGCGGTGGCAGTGAGCGCGGGCGAGGTCTTCGTCTCTGAGGTCTCCCGGCGCCGGGAGTGGTCCGAATGGCCGTACGCCCTGTACGAGGGTGACGCGGAGGGCCGGATCCTGCACGTCCGCGAGGACGGCTCCCTGCGCACGGTCGCCGAGGGCCTGGTGTGGCCATGGGGGCTCTGCGACGGCCGGGAGCCCGGCACGGTGGTCGTCACCGAGTCCTTCGCCCACCGGATCTCGACCCTGGACACGGGCAGCGGGGCACGTCGGCCCCTCGCGGAACGGCTGCCCGCCTACCCGGCCCGCGTGCACCCGTCGGCCGCGGGGTTGTGGGTCGCGTTCTTCGGCGTCCGGACGCACCTCGTGGAGTTCGTGCTCCATGAGGACGACTACCGCCGAAGGATGATCCAGCAGGTGCCCGTCGACGAGTGGCTGCTCCCGGCCCTGCGCCGGACCGGCTCCGTCCGCGAGCCGCTCCAGGTCGGCGGGGTGAAGCACCTGGGCGAGGTGAAGCCCTGGTCGCCACCGCGGTCCTACGGGCTCGTGGCCGAGCTCGGGTGGGACGGCGACTTCGTCCGGAGCATGCACTCCCGGCCCGGGGGCTGGCGGCACGGCACCACCGCCGCCAGCGAGGCCTCCGGTGTCCTCGCGGTCGCCTGTGCGGGCGCGGAGGCCGTGCTCGTCACCAGCGCCGAAGGAGGAGAGTCATGAGTGCAGCCCAGCAGGAGTCCCCGGTGGCGGCGGAGCCGGTCCTCCGGATGACCGGCATCACCAAGACCTACGCCGGGAACATCGCCGTGGATGCCGTCGACTTCGACGTCCGGCCGGGTGAGGTCCACGCGCTCCTCGGGGAGAACGGGGCAGGCAAGTCCACTCTCTGCAAGATCATCTCGGGCGCCGCGGTGCCCGACTCCGGCGAGATGCAGCTGGCGGGGGAGACCGTCCGGTTCACCCACCCGAGCGAGGCGCTCGCCGCCGGGATCAGCATGGTCTACCAGGAGAC
The window above is part of the Nocardioides campestrisoli genome. Proteins encoded here:
- a CDS encoding SMP-30/gluconolactonase/LRE family protein — encoded protein: MHRALALLTEFLVPDRGPVRGVPSMDGGLTPNDELDALGILSDAGDLRPEDVLVDADGSVLATAGAALWRLDGDGPARKVADLPGDARGMTLRGDGSLLVCVDRAGLVAVDRGGAVHEVLDAQARAGVGVLSAVAVSAGEVFVSEVSRRREWSEWPYALYEGDAEGRILHVREDGSLRTVAEGLVWPWGLCDGREPGTVVVTESFAHRISTLDTGSGARRPLAERLPAYPARVHPSAAGLWVAFFGVRTHLVEFVLHEDDYRRRMIQQVPVDEWLLPALRRTGSVREPLQVGGVKHLGEVKPWSPPRSYGLVAELGWDGDFVRSMHSRPGGWRHGTTAASEASGVLAVACAGAEAVLVTSAEGGES